Proteins from a genomic interval of Bacteroidota bacterium:
- a CDS encoding helix-turn-helix domain-containing protein — MAEVACREGGLTDVKLAKLFGVAKSTINLWKKEHPDFSDSIKKGKDDWDSEKIENSLAKRALGFSYTETTKEPRLIKKPDGDITTSDMVVTKKVTKLIVPDTTAQIFWLKNRQPKRWRDRHEVEVTGDDELIKALFAGRQRVNGQQD, encoded by the coding sequence ATGGCCGAAGTTGCTTGCCGTGAGGGTGGATTGACTGATGTAAAGCTGGCCAAACTCTTTGGGGTTGCAAAATCCACAATCAATTTGTGGAAAAAAGAGCACCCAGATTTTTCGGACTCCATAAAAAAAGGCAAGGACGATTGGGATTCTGAAAAGATTGAAAACAGCCTTGCAAAAAGGGCCTTGGGATTTTCGTACACTGAAACAACCAAAGAGCCGAGACTTATAAAAAAACCGGATGGCGATATCACGACCTCAGATATGGTCGTCACAAAAAAGGTTACAAAACTTATTGTACCAGACACCACCGCCCAAATCTTTTGGCTTAAGAACAGGCAACCAAAACGCTGGCGTGACCGGCACGAAGTAGAAGTAACCGGAGACGATGAGCTGATTAAAGCCCTATTTGCAGGGAGGCAAAGAGTAAATGGCCAGCAAGATTGA